In the Wyeomyia smithii strain HCP4-BCI-WySm-NY-G18 chromosome 2, ASM2978416v1, whole genome shotgun sequence genome, one interval contains:
- the LOC129725295 gene encoding uncharacterized protein LOC129725295 has product MKFWLTVTCILGCLGGAFTLYTAISVGSNGLVTMSTALQQISTALTAYSTALNTARTSAYAILTDLMGYANITYTAMNKTWSVNQTNLQSFLQMVSSFNQTIGYGEASLTSQINQNLYSLDSGLQLGIDNIMQYYNSLVYQMSNTNGDNCTLRNATQMANVPVSLAKFATCLQLDTAAVTQYLPSVLNMLAYSKTELVSYIGQLKNCSSYSASCQNAYFQQIYSELSNTQYLLSSAEMFMSSAFNEAGQRDQFCSQLIQSDIQDSTQNLTNAFSLCSWP; this is encoded by the exons ATGAAGTTTTGGTTGACGGTAACCTGCATTCTGGGATGCCTCGGAGGGGCTTTCACACTATACACGGCCATTTCGGTAGGATCGAATGGCCTGGTAACGATGAGCACTGCGTTGCAACAGATCTCTACTGCCCTTACAGCTTATAGTACTGCTTTAAACACCGCGCGTACTTCAGCTTATGCTATCCTTACCGATCTGATGGGATACGCGAATATTACGTACACGGCTATGAACAAGACCTGGagtgtcaatcaaacaaacctacAAAGTTTTTTACAAATGGTTTCGTCCTTCAATCAAACTATTGGTTACGGTGAAGCTTCTCTTACTTCTCAAATCAACCAGAACCTCTATTCTTTGGATAGTGGATTGCAGTTGGGTATTGACAACATCATGCAGTACTACAACAGTCTGGTGTACCAAATGTCGAACACTAATGGAGACAACTGCACGTTGCGTAATGCCACCCAAATGGCAAATGTGCCCGTTTCGCTGGCTAAATTTGCCACGTGTCTCCAGCTGGATACTGCTGCGGTCACTCAGTACTTGCCTTCCGTTTTGAACATGTTAGCTTATTCCAAGACTGAGTTAGTATCATATATTGGACAGCTGAAAAATTGCAGCTCCTACTCGGCATCCTGCCAGAATGCT TATTTCCAGCAAATATATTCGGAATTGAGCAATACGCAATATTTGCTATCGAGTGCGGAGATGTTCATGAGCTCGGCATTCAATGAAGCTGGACAACGTGATCAATTTTGTTCCCAGTTAATTCAGTCCGACATTCAGGACAGCACCCAGAACTTAACCAACGCGTTTTCGCTGTGTAGCTGGCCTTAA